In Mangifera indica cultivar Alphonso chromosome 14, CATAS_Mindica_2.1, whole genome shotgun sequence, the DNA window AATATCAAATTCTTTTAACAAACTGCACCAACCAAACAATTTTGTGAGTGTTAGATGTCATAACTCTATATTCAACCTCAATAAATGAGTCAGAGACGATGGTATGCTTCTTGCTCTTTCAAAAAATAGGACTAATCccaagaaatatataatagCCTATAGTGGGTCGTCATGTCATAAGACAACTTGCCCAATCAAAGATAGTgagggaaagaaaaataaatgaagataAATGAATGTCTTATCTAGGAGTCTTCTTGAGGTACAAAAGAAGACGATGAACAACATCTGAATGTGGCTCGTGAGAGGCATGCATAAATAGACTAAGAACATTgacaagaaaagaaatattaggTCTGATAATGGTAAGATAAATAAATTGACCTATTAATCGACGATAAACAAAAGCATCTTCTAGTAAAGGaccatcaaaatataaaaatttaatattgatttcataGGTGTGTTAGCTATGCAAGCACCAATAAGGCAAACATCATGAAGCAAATCAAGAACATATTTGTGTTGACTCAAATAAATTTCATCTATGGATCTAGCTATTTTAATACCAAGAAAATATTTGAGAAGACCCAAatctttaatatgaaaataaccaAGGAGAAAAGTCTGAACCTATACAATGAGTTCATTATTCCCAGTAAGCACCATGTCATCTatataaagcaaaataaaaatagtagaTGACCCATgacaaagagaaaataaagagtgatcattatatgattgagtgaaaTCAACATCAAGAAGTGCATTAGAAAATGTGGCAAACCAATTACAAGAAGCTTGTTGTAATGCATAAAGAGATTTATAAAGCTTACAAACCAAAAAAAGACTCCTCCTTTCATGGATGCCTGGGTGGCAATGACATATAAACTTCCTCATCTAACTCGTCATGAAGAAAAACATTTTGAACATCAAGTTGGTGTAATGGGCCAATTTTTAACTACAAATATGGCCAATAAAACCCGCACAGGGCAAATGTCTCATGATAACCAACCCTTTCAACTTGTATAAAACCTTTCGTAATCAAACGAGCTTTGTATCTTTCAATGTTACCATCTTATtgcttttgattttgaaaatccaTATGCAACTTACTAATTTCTTATGAGAAAGCAGTGGGACAAAGGACCAAGTTTTAGTTTCCTCTAAAGCTCGAAGTTTTGTTTCTATGGCTTGTCTCCACTTAGGGAACTTAACAACTTGGTTAAAAGATGTGAGTTTAACATTGGAAGACAAAGTACTAAGATATGCACAATGAGAAGAAGTAAATCaatgagaagaaagaaatttttttagtgGATATTACATACTTGGAGGCAAAGAATTAGATAGGAGATGAGCATCTAAGTAGtgataagtattatttttaggATAGGGACTTTCCATTGGGAGCATCTTAAAGGTATGACAagtgataaattatttgatagaGAAAGTGATGGAGGTGCTTTAGTTAGTCAATTATTGGGTAAAGATGTAGATGGAAGAGTTTTAGTTGGAAAATTGGGTATCGATGCTTTTGGTGGATGATAGGTTGTTACTAGTGGAAAAGTCGATGATGTTGTATTTTAGAGCAATCAGGAGACAATGGATACGTTCATTGAGTTGGTGTCTTCTAATGGGAAAAGAAGAGGGAGTGGATTATCATTGTGCATAtcacataaatttataaattctctCATTGAAGATCTTTCAACTATGTGTTTATTCTTTGAGTAATGGACTCATTAATTGTTGAGTGTACATTCAAATAGTTAAAGTAAtccattaataattaatttaggaTCTTAAGTAAGTAATTGTTTCACTAATTCATACACTAAGTGATAAATCGCTTGCGATGAGAATAATCACTTAAATAGACTAATATGAGCTTATAAGTTTAGTATTAATATAGTCAATTCCTCTCTACTTAATgcatttgttaatttaaatttggagagCTTATTCTAAGTAAATTAAAGAATACAAAATAAGGTTAAGAGTTTATATGATCCAATGATACAATAAGGAGGGATAAAAGTAATCAAGCTATAGATATCTTCTAAGCTGATATAGTTGAAAGGCTAAGAAGTTAGGAAGTACTATTGTTGAATAAGGTTGTATGATTAGTGGCAGtgcttttaaaatcaaacaaaactggTTGGTTCAATCGGTTAAACCATAAACCAATCTTCACTCCAGTTTGATTTCATAATCTGGtctagtttatatataaatattgatttgtttaaaattcattcaaactCTATAAAtctgttaaattaaaaaattatttaaaactaataaaattagatttatataatactacataatttttgttttattaaaattttaaagagttacaATTAgtaagattttaattaaattactaataaaattagtagttggttttttttatctatataatgaAGTGTCAactatttaattaacatatttaaaataatattttatatgtttcatatattttatgtttaaaaaatatgataaatgatttatattattaaaaaatacataataatttgataatatattaaatcgGTTGGTTGTTCAGTTGAATCAGTTGAACCGCAAACCAATGAGATAACCAATTTAACCACtagtttggttttaaaacaTTGATTAGTGATGACAAATTACCCATTGATCATGTTTATCTCATATACCCATACTCTGATTTACTTTATTGCATTAGTAATTAGGTTTATtcttttatgaatataattattaaaagataaattggtaaattaaatattacttaaaaataattcagtcaattaaaatttgttgtttttaactagaatatttttgtaatttaaaaaaatggcaaacatattgataattaaaatatgtattgaatattaagagtatttttgtcattatattaataaatggtatttaaacaataatttattttgaaataaactataattcatcaatagaaaaaagataacacttgaaagattaaaattttcaaacttcaaagaaaaaaattcattgtttcaccaaaccttgggtggaaaaaagtCCTTTTGACCAAATCAACATGTTCTTCCCAATACTTTATTGATGCATACGTAACAACAATATATCCAGTAGTCAAGGAACGTGCAAGTTAATCCGTGGAAAAGTGAGCATGGGCATGAGACCAGTCGTGAGAAAATGATCCCCGTTTGAAGGTGGAATCCTCTTGGAAATGTCCAACCCTACACGGTGCATACGAAGACCATCACTGTCTTCTTTCTCTCATTCTCCAACTTCTTCAAAGAGGGACAGTGTTAGTTTACATGCAGTCCACAAATGCTACGGAGTACTGGTCCTTGATCATCAATTGTCCAAGGGTTATCAACTAGGACAAAAGAATGAAATCTCAACGACAGATTTATGTAGATAAATTTTAGGTTAGGCAAGAGACAATATGAATGCATGGATGTGCTACGTTGGCTACCTaccattattatttatttggttattGATAACTAGGACCTAGGTCAGATTGGGTCTGAATTTATATTGGTTGGACGATTAAATTCAGAATATAGTGGTCAGATCAGTTATAACTATTATCTCTAATAACTTCAAGTTTTATAAATACAATAGAAATTgtaatactttattaattttgttaaacttTTAGGTGTTAATTTTTTAGGtttcttttattctatttaaaattaatagggtGTTTGAATTTGTTACAATTTGGGTAGGTGGGTGGTTCTATTAGCTCAACCCCATGCAATAAATTCTCCATAATATAtcaagatttttaatttatttttctcgaaataatttcttatattcAGCTCTCCACCTGTTTTTTGCTGAAATATCTGCATTGAAACTTAATGTACTTTCTAGCCAGCCAATGTATAAGAACATGAATGTGATCGGTAGGGGCATTCAGTCAAGGGTTAATaaagtcattttaataatttattttttattatttatattattgtatttggtatataagtaataaaaaattttgataattttttattatttataataatgtaatggataatataagagataatttaattactatatctgtcttaagtattaaaaaataattttaattgtattataactatatctttatttattaattttttaagataaaaataatctcatttttaattaatataacaaataatataaaaaatattttagaatacttaaagacatttaagtaaattaattatactaatattcttttattacttttaaccaaacataatagttatttatatctatcaatttctattaaattttatcaaatataataataatttatacataataatgctcaaattaatttatcttcaaagtaattttttaattttgataataaaatattactcaaaccaaacggcAACTTAGTAAATAATTTGAGTGATTAAGATATATACAAAGGACATGagatatttttctattttactaACATCTTGTTGAACTGTATCTTAGAATGATGAGTTTATAGAGATAAAAGTATCAAATTTGTTGAAGACAACAAGAGGAATGCCACAATCAAGATTGGTGGATCCATATTCATGAAGAGTCCcattatttatttgatcaaaataaaacccaaaaaaaaaaagaacaagggctagatttaataatattataaatttaatttatataatcacATTACTATCagtatcaatttgaatattaatgataatgtatACATGTCATACTTGATACTGATCCTCATTATAAGCATATCTACCATAGCTGGTATGCATAAAAGAGTGACATACCGATTACACACATAAATAAGCAGAAATATGGACTAGTGAAAGGCAAAAAAAACATTCTTCATCAaataattagcaattatttgaTTGGTTTTCTGGGTAGGATGAAAGGCATCCCAGAAGACATATGTGTCTGCATTTGAGCACGTAAATAGATTGTTTCGGGCGCAAGCATAGCCCATCTCGAACATTCCCGTCGCGCAGCATGCCACTTCTGTAACCTCAATTCCTGCGTATATACGAAATCAACAACATagattgttaattaattatgattttaatgtgtttgacaTGTAGAAATACTAGGCCTTTGAGTTATGGttttgaaaatatgaagagTCCTGCGTGAACACATTAAAGTCCCTATACCAACCCAACCAATGTGAAagtcttaatatttttaaagaggTAGTTGAAGAAAGAGCAACAGCAATTAAAGACATTAACAGGCTGGTTAAATTGGTGAGGAAAAGCGATAAGAAAATCATGACATGAAATGACGTTTAACTTACCATAAAGGTCAGGATTTCGTATGATATGCGTGAAAGCATAATAAGGGTTTGCGAAAACAAGGGTGGCTCCAGGAAGCTCCTTGTTTAACTTGATAGTTAAGTCCTTCAATTTATCGTTGAATCCCATAGCCAGAGTGTTGTATCTCTCCACACAGAGATGCTCTCCCAGAAAGTTTGTGGTTCTCTCCAACGGCATACACCCCATTGGAGGCAGACCTCCTAGACTGATTTTTCTGGCTCCAAGAGTGTAGAGGTTTTTGACGAAATTCTCTGCAATTCCTATCAGAAAATTTTGGTACTCCGTGATCGTGTACTGAGAAGAGCGGCTTCCAGGTCCAGGGAAAGCATAGTAATTCTCCAGGAAGTCGTTTGTTCCTGCGCTGATTATGTGTAGAGACTCAGTAATCCTTTCGTCTGCTTGTTTTTCTCCAAGATAAGCTCTCAGTTTCTTCTGATAATCCTTGTAGTACTCCAGCTCCTTCCATAGAGGTATCACAGACTAAAAACCAGAAAGGAAAACGTTATATAATGAATCTAAGAATCAACTGCATTGTCAAGACATAGAGACCAAATTGTAGGTAACTTACTAGCACATCAGAAGTGGCGTTGTCGTAGCCAGAGCCAGCAGAGGCAAAGGTAACTCCAGTGGCAAAATCTGATATGTTGTATGCTGTATCCAAGTAGGCTGGTATGGTTGGTTTGATCCCAAGCGCCTCAGAAAGAAAGTCAGTGGCGATTCTGCCATTAGAGAACCTTCCAGTGGGATGGCCACCTGAAAAATCTCGACCATATGGCCGAAAGTTGCTCCTAGCAATAGTTGGAATAAAGTTGTTATTCCCCGCATCAACTGATGAGTCTCCAAACACAATGACTGCAGGAACTTTTGCTTGGATTTTGGCTACAAATAgaacaaaatttgtaaaaaggAACCATATGAAGTATGCATAAGCCATTTTTTCCCCTACTTGTTGCCTCCCAGTGCAAAACCTTGGTGCAAATGCAATGAGGCTACTGACGGGAATTCGAAcctacataaatataaatattagttGAAGAGATTTAATGAGATTTGATCTTTAACTACACTGGTAGAGTGTAAAAAGTCGTTGAGCTTTTTAATGGTATACAAAAGACTTTTAATACTTACGTGGCCCAttaccattttcttttttgataaatGTTCATATactaaagtaaaaaaaaaaatcatgatctTCAAAATCAAAAGATAGGTTTCCTTTTCAGGGTAGTTTCAATTAGTATAGGGTTTTTATTATTCATCCAGCCTCAACGGTTGAATATATGAGTTTCACTCACAGTAAAGCTAAACTTATCGAACTCACAACTGCCACCACCGAATTAGTAATCACGGCAAAGCCAAAAGTGAGCAagcaaacaaaaagaaaagagcaAGAGTGTGAGAAAGGGATAAACATGTCAACATGGAGCAGTTGCACGTAACACCTCGTGAAGGAGACAAATTAATGTATATTTTGCAAGTCGTTCGACATTCAAAGCTTCTCAACTAGAATGGAGGTGATGGCTTTAATTTAAAGAAGCCTAATCAATGTGTTTCTAAATAAACTGGGGACTGTTGTCCTCCATACAGAGATAGCAGTTGCACTTACTGAATATTAATTTACTCTtgaaatgtttataatattgGATCGTTCGTCTGTTAAACAAAAACATacttgaaataataattatttgattatttctcGTTTAAAAGAAAAGGATATATAAACTGTTGATAATTTGGTACCAAAAATGAGATTTGATTATCAAGAAAATCGGCATTTCAAGGTGAGCTTAAAAAGCTAGCCTGAAGAGCCGTGCACGAAAGCCTATCTTTAGCTTTCAAGTTTCAAACGAAGATTGAAGGGTGAATCGCATTGCAATTAATTGAGAACTTGtcattcaacaaaattattacCCACATCATTAATGGAAGAATAGTATTAATGTGGGATTTGAAACACCTATATTTTCTCTACTTAAATGAACTATTATGGATGCTTAAAGATGGTTAAATGTATAGTTTGAACAATAAGTCCCTTTCTTTTGGAGCGAGTCAAAAGTATACTTTTCGAGTAGCTTAGAGCCCCAATGATTAGTTTTGCCAACAAACCATACATGTAAGTCTGAAAAATTATGCAACTGagaacaataacaaaaaaaaaaaattgagattttagTTTCGGAATTATATGATCTGACATAATTTTGAAGGTTTTCTCAGTGGGGTTAAATGGAATCCCAGAACACAAATTTGCTTGCATAGCCGCATGTCAAGAGGGTACCAGGATTGTTGAGATAACTGACTTCAAATGACCCTGTTGCATAGCATGCCCTATTTACCAATTCAAATCCCGTCAATTATGGGCAAAATAAAAGTGCTTTTGTTAAAATCAATCGGGTCTGAATAGAAGACACAAACCAATAACAAGTATGAATTAAAAGAACGAAATAAACCTAGTAAGTCCTTCATCATTCAAAGTGAAACTAGCCAAATAAAGAGGGCCTGTAATAATTGCTAGGGTAGTGTCTTCGAGCCAATCGtcataattaatgtttaatgtAATCTTtggtatttatattatctatatattattaaatagataattatcCTAAGTATAGTCAAACCATTATGAGGATATCAGTGCTCGATATCTGATCATGAGGACTTTATGTACACATTTGGTGGTTGTTCATAAAATGTTCATAACTCtaatattaacataataaagGACACAAgtaatagtgataaagttatcatTGTGTTGAATAATCTTATTAAAAGATGATGACAGTTTTCATGTATCAACGTCGTTTTGTTGACAACTTGGTGGGTACACATTACAGATGTGTTCACCGGATTGACCTGCCAAAAAGATTTTATATGAATAGTTACTCCAGTgtctatgaaaaatatcctcttagTGAATGTAAGTATATGTGATCTTTAAACATGAAGTCACCAAACCATCTTATATAATAATCGGTATAGTTTAACACCAACTCAATGTAGTCCGATTAATGGATTGCCAAAAAGGTAATGATTAGCCATATTAAGATTTGTACGAAGACTACAGtagattaataaaggatttatcaaTCCTGAACAAGGGAGTTGGTATCTCAGTTAGGACTAACTAACATATGTCAATacccaattaaatttatgacCATAGTGGAATTGAGTTTATgcttgatttaatattatttagctATTAATAAAAgtcaattcttgtaattcaaGGAGCCTCGAGAGAGAAACTTAATCTATACCTCAGTCTCGCAAAAATATTGGATGACAAAAGAATCGAATTGTATGAGTAATCATATCactaactaattaaaaaaagtcatatacTGAGTTCTACTAATCGAGTGGCCCTAATGTCTTTCTAGAGGCCAACCTTAGTCTATATCCAAATAGATACCAAGTCAAAGCTTGATACAAATCCAATCATTACTGACTTAGTGGAAAGTCTatgtttgattcaatattatttagtcaTTAACAAAAGTCAATCTATATAATTTAGAGAGCCCTAAAACAGACACTTAATCTATACCTCAGTCTTGAAGAGATATCGtatgacaaaaaaattgaaatgtacGAGTAGTCATATCATTGACAGATTAAAAGAAGTCATATACTGACCTCTACTAATCGAGTGGCCTTATTGTCTTATTAGAAACCAATCTTGGTTTATGTCCAGACGGATACTAGGTTAAAGTTTGATACAAATCCAATCACTACCGACTTGTGGAGAGCCTATGGGTCACACACGAAAAGAGTTTATGAACTCTAGAGGTATGAGAATTGTCCAAATTGGATTTGGTCCAAATATCAAACGGAGAATTTAAAGCCTTGAAAAGGTCTATAGACCTGACATATTTTGGGATCTTAGTGTAATAATCCTGAGTTACTAGAGTGTATAAGATATTTGGTAAGGTTGAGTTAGATTGACTTAAATCCACATCacctaatttgattcaaattaggaTTACAATAAGATTTTACCCTATCTTCATTGATATTGGAACCTTCTAAATTTTGGTTGCATGCCAAAACTGGTAAAGAGTTAATAGGATATTAATAAGGGAATATACATGTTTAACTTATAACCCCCGTTCATGAGCCACATTCAACGAAATAAAGTTGTGAGTAACCCtactatttatcaaaacaaTCACCTCCAATATCCtaaatttcacttttaatttgagTGTTTTGTAGGATGATAACCTCATAATTGAACACAAGGATAGTTCTACGTGGGTACCTTTAAGAGTTGTCAACTTCATACTTGGATTCCCATCAAATTATGGCTTGGCATTTTTATTTtcctcattttcttcctttagACACACCATGAGTACTTTCAGTTGTTGATTCTTGCAATGATAACCTCTAGTGAAACTTTCGTTGTATTGAAAACATATGCCACATTTCAGTTTGGATCCATATTTGACGTTACTGAGTTGCCCCTCATTTCCACCCTATAGAGTTAAATTGTGACTTCCTACCTTTATGTTTGACATTGATGTGCTTAAGCTTCTTATTGAAAAGTTCTTGTTCAAAGATGAATTTTGATGCTTAGTAGTACACAATAAGATCAATTCTAATAAAGTATATTGACCTATTTTCTGATTTAGGccaaaattttgggcatttagATGAATTAGGCTAAATTAGTCTCAAGTTGATTGGattgatttgaatttctttGGATTAGAGATTGATGGGCTTGGGAtgaattgtttgaattttgattataggTCTTCCATGTTATCCTTGTTTGAGTAGGTGTTTTAAAACCAATTTTGAAAGgctaatattataattttcatacaaattatgtatattattttatttataaattgaaaattaatcattaattattaaatgtgtatatacttatatatgtatGATGAATGTCTTTAGATTGGTGGACCATCATGAGGAAATCAATATATAACTTGATCGTGAAAACCTTATAAGCACGTATGGTGGTCAATTTAGAAGTATTTGTAGCCTTAGTTCCATTCTAACTAAGGGCATCATGTTGAAAGAACTTACCAAAATATAGTGTTAGATCTCATGTATCGAAGTTATTTGTGTCATTCTAGTGTAACATATGGATATATGTTGACTGCATGTTAACTAGACTTATTAGCCAAAAAgattacacacacacacactcataaataatatatcctCTAATGGATAATTGTGCATGTGATCCCTAAAATTAAGATAACTAAAACATTTTGTATATCAATTAGTCTAGTTTGACACTAACTTGATgtaatcttttttcttaaaacTATCAATACAGTAATTGTTGTCTATGTCAAGAAATGTAGCGAGACTATAATggattaataaattattcactAATTCCACATACgagagaaaaatgttttttaatgcTATATGATAGATgattacaattaattaaatctataactATAATAGGATTAGGGTCAGTgctcaaattcaataaaatttggtcATTGCTTTGGAAATCAAATCATGAATTCAAGGGAACTGAGGTAGACACTATTTATATTCTATAACCTTGATGCAATATCATTATGATGAAGTAACTGCATCATTTAAACGTATAATCAAGTTAACATTGATTCTTTGCTAGTTGGGTCGtttttatgtctttttataTGTCATCATGGTCCATGAAAAAAGAGATGATTAATTGAGATGAATCATGATTTTATTCATTGTCATCTCATTAGATTAACTATAGGTCTTATACAATAATGAGTTGTTTGCTATGACTCAGATGGTTTGGATTTAATGCACAAAGAGTGAATAAACTCATTTATTTCCTAA includes these proteins:
- the LOC123195844 gene encoding GDSL esterase/lipase At2g04570-like, yielding MAYAYFIWFLFTNFVLFVAKIQAKVPAVIVFGDSSVDAGNNNFIPTIARSNFRPYGRDFSGGHPTGRFSNGRIATDFLSEALGIKPTIPAYLDTAYNISDFATGVTFASAGSGYDNATSDVLSVIPLWKELEYYKDYQKKLRAYLGEKQADERITESLHIISAGTNDFLENYYAFPGPGSRSSQYTITEYQNFLIGIAENFVKNLYTLGARKISLGGLPPMGCMPLERTTNFLGEHLCVERYNTLAMGFNDKLKDLTIKLNKELPGATLVFANPYYAFTHIIRNPDLYGIEVTEVACCATGMFEMGYACARNNLFTCSNADTYVFWDAFHPTQKTNQIIANYLMKNVFFAFH